In Deefgea piscis, the DNA window ATCACGGCATAAGGGCTCGAGAGCTTGAGCGAGCAGCGCGTGCGCAAAGTTGGTGAGCTCTGGCACCACTAAACCCAAAGTGCCGCTGCGGCGTGAGCGCAATAAGCGTGCCGATGCCGAAGGCTGAAAATGATGCTCCGCGGCAACTTGTCGCACTCGTGCCACGGTACTGGCAGCGATGCGGTATTGTTCCGCTTGGCCATTGAGTACCATACTGGCCGTTGTTTTAGAAACACCGGCCAGTTGGGCAATATCCGCCATCGTCAGGCGTTGAAAAGCGGTCATGCTAATCCCATAAAAAAGCCGACACCTTGGTATCGGCTGATCTTGTTGCTGTGAAGCGTTATTGAGTCACTAATGCCAGTGGAACTGGAATCGATTTTTCAACAGCTTCGCCTTTACTTAATTTGATTGCGGTATCGACGCCCATTTTACCGATAAGTTCGGGTTTTTGTTGCACAGTCGCGCTCAATTGACCTGCCTTCACGGCTTTTACGGCATCGGGGGTGGCATCAAAACCAACGACGACAACATTTTTTAAGCCTGCCGCTTCAATTGCTTTAAATGCTCCTAAGGCCATTTCATCGTTATGAGCAAAAACGGCGGTCACGTTTTTATTGCCTTGCAAGATGTTTTCCATAACAGATAAGCCTTTGGCACGGTCAAAATCTGCAGTTTGTTTGGCAACGAGTTTGACATCGGCATGGCCATCTACCACCGAATGAAAGCCTTGGCCGCGTTCGCGCGCCGCTGATGAACCTGGAATGCCTTCCAGCTCAACTAAATTGCCTTTATTGCCGATTTTTTCCAGGATGTACTCGGCAGCCATTTTGCCGCCGGCTTTATTGTCTGAGGCAATATGTGCGCTAACGTCGGCACCGTTTACATTACGATCCAGAGAAATCACTTTAATACCGGCATTCATCGCTTCTTTAACGACACCGGCAACCGCATCTGAATCCGTTGGGTTAATCATAATGATTTGAACTTTTTTCTGAATCAAATCTTCGATATTCGAGATTTGTTTCGCCGAATCGTCTTGTGCATCCACCGTAATTAAAGTGACGCCTTGGGCTTTAGCTTCGGTATCTGCCCCATCACGTAGCGCAACAAAGAAGGGGTTGTTTTGGGTTGAAATCGCCAGGCCGATGGTGACCGCACCTGAGGCTGTCGTGGCAGGGGCACTTGCAGCTTGTGTATCCGGACCTTGTTTAGAACAAGCCATTAAACCTGCAGCCAATAAACCTACTAAAAGCGGGGAAAGAATGCGTTTCATGTTTGACTCCAATCAAATATAGAAAAACTACGGGGTATTGCTTCTTATGCACTGCTTGTTATTCGTTGTAGGGCGATACTGCTGTTATTTGTAGTGACCGATTACATTCATATGCAAGGCAATCGGTCTCGCTACTGCTTTGCTCTAGTGCGATTATTTTTTATTTGCGCGATCCAGTAAGACGGCGAGCAAAATCACCACGCCTTTGATCACTTGCTGGTAAAACGATGAAACGCCAAGCAAGTTCAAGCCGTTATTCAAAATCCCGATTAACAGCGCGCCGACTAAAGTGCCGAAGATCCAGCCACGACCGCCAGTTAAACTGGTTCCGCCCAAGACCACCGCCGCAATCGCATCCAATTCATAGCCAGTACCTGCGGTTGGTTGCGCTGAGCTGAGTCGAGAGGTCAAAATCATCCCGGCTGTTGCCGCCATTGCGCCAGATAAGGTGTAAACCCAGATCTTGATGCGATCAGTATTGATGCCAGAAAGCCGCGCCGCTTCTTCATTGCCACCGACGGCATAGACGTGACGACCAAATACGGTCTTTTTGAGGACAAACCAAAACACCGCAAACATCACCAACATGATAATCACCGGCACTGGAATCAAGCCGGCAACATAGCCACCGCCGAGCATGGCAAAGAAGTCGCTGTGTAAACCCGAAATTGGACGGCCATCAGAAAACACCAAAGAGAGACCACGCAAAATCGTCATCATGCCGAGAGTGGCAATAAACGGCGCAACCTTGCCTTTACTAATCACCAGTCCGTTGAGCATCCCCATACCGGCGCCGGCCAAAACCCCTACGCTGGTTGCGACCACCGGATCAATGCCATGACTGAGCATCAATGCGGTAAGGACCGATGACAACGCTAAAATCGAACCCACCGATAGATCAATGCCACCGAGTAAAATGACTAGCGTCATCCCAAAGGCGATCAAAGCATTGATAGAAACTTGGCGAAATACATTGAGTAAATTGCCAACTGTTAGAAAATCGGGGCTGGTAATGGCCAAGCCAGCGACTAAGACTAAGAGCGCCAAAAAAGGACCTAATTTTTGGAGCGTAGCTTTTTGTTGTACATTCATTTCAAACCTCCTGTTGCGGCAGTCATAATGGTTTCGGCGGATGCTTGGCTAAAAATGCCAGCCTGACGACCTTGGTGCATCACTAAAATTCGATCACTTAAGGCCAAGACTTCGGGTAGCTCAGACGAGACCATGACAATCGCAACGCCAGATTGGGCTAATTCATTAATAATTTGGTAAATCTCGGCTTTGCCACCGACGTCAACACCACGAGTGGGTTCATCAAGTAAGAGTACTTTTGGCGCAATTCCTAACCATTTGGCAAACACGACTTTTTGTTGATTGCCACCGGAAAGCGATTGCACTTCCAGCTCGGCGTCGCGAGTTCGTATATGCATACGGTCGATTTCTCGCTGTACCACTTGCATTTGCCGTGCATGATGGATGACGCCGTAGCTGGCATGGGCCGATAAATTGGCTAAGGTGGCATTTTCACGCACCGACATACCCAGTACTAAACCTTGGCTTTTGCGATCTTCGGTGACAAAGCCGATACCGGCAGCGATGGCGTCACTGGGCTGATTGCAAGTGAGTTCTTGGCCATCGAGCTCGATGCGACCGGCTAATTTTCGGTTAATCCCAAAAATGGTTTTAAGAATCTCACTGCGCCCAGCACCCATCAGGCCAGCAATACCGAGCACTTCTCCGGCCCGCACTTCAAAATTAATACCGCTAATGCTGGCGTCGGCTAAATCACTGACTTTAAGCCGGACTTCGCCGAGTTGGGCGTTGCGGACTGGAAAGCGATCGCCGATTTCACGACCGACCATCATGCGAACAATTTCATCAAAATTGGTTTTGACAATCTCGCGCTCGCCAACAAATTGCCCGTCGCGTAGCACTGAAATTTTGTCGCAGACTTTAAAAATCTCTTCCATTCGGTGTGAGACATAAACAATGCCCACGCCGCGTGATTTCAAATCGGCAATAATGGCAAATAGTTTTTCAGTTTCGCGCTCAGAAAGGGCCGCAGTGGGCTCATCCATAATCAGCGTTTGTGCATTGAGCGATAGCGCTTTGGCGATTTCGACCATTTGCTGCTGACCGATCGATAATTGCCCCGCTTCAATATCGGGATCGAGATTTTCAATGCCGAGCAATTGCAGATATTCCAGGCATTGTTCGCGCATTTTGATGCTATTGATCACGCCAAAGCGTTGTGGCTCGCGGCCTAAAAACATGTTCTCCATCACCGACAATTGCGGGATGAGATTGAGTTCTTGGTGAATAATCGCGATGCCGTACTGTTCTGCATCATTGGTGCTGTGGATTTTGACGGTTTTGCCATCCACTGCGATTTGACCTTGATCGGCTTGGTGTACGCCGCATAAGATTTTCATCAGGGTCGATTTGCCCGCGCCGTTCTCACCCATTAAGGCATGGACTTGACCGCGCTCGAGCGAGAACTCAACGTTTTCAAGCACTTTGACCGGGCCAAAGGCCTTGCTGATGCCACTCATTTTTATCAACATGCCGCCCCCTAAAAAATAACGCCGGAATACAGCACGATATTGGCGTAAGGGCTGGCTTCACCGGTACGAATAATGGCGCGTGCATGGTGGCTTAACTGTTTGAATTGTTCATGCGGTACAAAGTCAATTTTGACACCTTGTTGGCGCATGGATTCAGCTTGGTTGGCGACGGCAGGATTGAGGCTTTGGCATTCACTAGCGAGTACCGCACGTTCGACTTGAAAGTCGGCCAAAATGCTATCCAAAACGGTGAAATAAGCAGGGTTGCCGAGTTCGATCGATAAATCGATACATTCAACATGCGGTGGAATCGGTAAGCCACAATCGGCAATGACGATGCAATCGGTATGGCCCATACTGGCCAGCACCCGACTGATATCTCGGTTGAGATGACCATGTTTTTTCATACCAGCTCCTTGGCATCATTGGCGGCTAAAAAAGCCTGCAATTGCGCTAAAGTTGGCATGCCGCCTTGGGCACCGGCTTGAGTCACCGATAAAGCGCCTGCGGCACAGGCCATTTTACTGGCCTCGGCTAAGCCCAAATGCCAGAACGCAGCCAATGCGCCATTAAACGTATCCCCGGCACCCGTGGTATCAATTGCCGTCACTGTATAGCTGGCTTGCTGCTGAAGTTCACCTTGTGCATTGGTGTAATAAGCGCCGTCTTGACCGGCAGTCATTAACACTTTGCCTGGATGCGCCGCTAGGCTGGCTTGCCAATCGGCTTCAGGAAGACCTAATGCGGTAGCTAGCTCGTATTCATTGGGCGTGAGTAAGCTCACTTGTTCTAGCAATGCTGTGGATAACGGCATTGCTGGTGCTGGATTGAGAATAAAGGGTTTGTTGTGACGTGCGGCGAGCTGCGCCGCCATCTCGATGGTGTCCATCGGCGATTCAAGTTGGGCTAGCACGACATCGGCATTGATAAATGCCGCTTCAGCAGCGAGCAAGTCCGCAGGACTTAGATCGGCATTAGCGCCTGGAACAACAATAATGGCGTTGTCGCTACCGGCAAGAGTGATTGCGGCAATGCCTGTTGCTTGGTTTTTGCTTTGACTTAGCCATTCAGTATTGATGCCTTCATCGGCGAGTGCTGCGATGAGTTCTTGACCAAAAGCATCGTCACCGACGCGACCAATCATCGTCACTTGAGCCCCTAATCGCGCAGCAGCAACCGCTTGATTCGCGCCTTTACCGCCGTGATAGGTGGCAAAAGACTGTCCAAACAGCGTTTCGCCTAGGCGAGGAAACTGCGCGACATGAACGACTAAATCCATATTGATACTACCAACAACCAAAACCTGACTCATGATGCCTCCGCAACGATGCTAATCGGATTAGGTGATGAATTTCTCATCGATTTGGTATGCTAAACCGTAATCAGCAGCGCAAAATTGATTTATATCAAACTAATGTAGTGAAAATAAATACACTACATCCCTAGTGCGGTAAGCCTGTAGACCGCCAAAAAAAGGAGAGAAAATAATAAAAATGAGCCAAATTTGAGCAATGAAGGCGCAAAAAGAAATGAATATAAAAGCGAGCATTTTTGGGTGCTTCAGCGTGATGACCAGCTTCAATATGGGTAACCATTTGTATTTTTGCTTGCTGTTCTTAGATGGATTTTTTAAGCTGCGCGATTAAGAAAATAAAATGAGTTAGAACATGAATTTACGTAGTCTGGGGGCTTTAGCCATCAGCATGGCTTTGGCAGCCTGTGCGACACCTTCATCGCAGCAAACTGTGGCACCTTTGCCTGTCGCAACACCGACTCCGCTAACGACACCTACAGTTCGGCCAACCCCTACGCCGACGCCGATGCCGGCTGTCGTCGTTGAGCCGACATTGAGTCCTGCGCCGATTTCGACCGCCAAACCATTGACTGTGCAGGAGGCACGCGCACTGTTAAATCAATTGTTACCGGCCAAAATGCCCGAGCGAGCAGGGTGGTCGGCCGATATTTTGGATGCCTTTACGGCTTTAAAATTGCCGTATACCGCCGCCTATTTCTGCGCGGCCGCAGCAACCATTGAACAAGAATCAAGCTGGCAGGGCGATCCAACCGTACCGGGATTGCCAAAAATTGTGTGGCGTGCGATTGGCGATCGGGCAGCGAAATACCATATTCCGTTGATTGCAGTGCAAACGGCGTTGCTAAAAAAATCACCGACAGGACAGAGTTACAAAGCGCGAATTGATACGCTACGCACCGAGCGTGAAATGAATGCTTTATTTGAAGATTTGGCTGATGAAGCGGAAAATCTTAATTTGCCACTGAATATGAAAAATCCGATTCGTACCGGTGGCCCAATGCAAGTGAGCGTTGAATTTGCGCAAGGTCACGTTAAGGCATGGCCTTATCCTTATGCAATGAAAGGTAGCGTACGCAGTGAAGTGTTTACTCGCCGTGGAGGTACGTATTTCGGCCTAGCCATTTTGCTGCAATACCCAGCGCCCTATACCGATATGGTGTATCGCTTTGCGGACTATAACGCTGGACGATATGCCAGTCGTAATACCGCATTTCAACAGCTGGTTTCCAAACTCACCGGACAAGCCTTAGAACAAGACGGCGATTTGCTCCGGTATAGCAATGGTGCGCCAACAGGCACCAGCAGTACGCAAACAGCGCTTTATCGACTTGCCAAGCAATTAGCGATGAGTAATGAAGCGATTTTACGCGACCTGAAACTAGAAAAATTATCTGGGTTTGGGCAAACCGAGCTCTACAAAAAAACTTATGCTTTAGCAGAAAAAAATGGCCAGACTTTTCCGCGTGCGGCATTACCGCAAATCGATTTAAAAAGCCCCAAAATCACCCGAAAACTAACCACTGAATGGTTTGCTAAACGCGTTTTATGGCGTTACGAAACATGTATGGCACGCCGCTGATCGTCACTCAGGCAGTGTGATTGAATAGATTAAAAAAAAAGAAGGGATATCCCTTCTTTTTTTTCGTCTGAATTTTTTGGTTATTGATTACGTTTGCGGCGTGCAGCTAATAAAGCACATAGGCCAATGCCCATCAGCGCATAGGTTTCAGGCTCTGGTATCGCTGGAATTGGTGCTGAGTCGTTCTGTACAGCAAAAGCGGCGGGTGCTGCTCTTCGCTCGGGCGCCGCTGCAAAAGCTGGTGAATCGGTAAAAGAAATCAAACTATCCGACAAAGCATCCTGTGCCGACATTGTATTGTTGGTAAATAGCGACTCAATAGCCGCATAACCATTTTGCTGTTCACCCGGCAGGACGGAGATCGACGGTGAGTCAATCACCGCGTGGTGTTGAATTATTGATGCGTGCGAATTGAAGCAAACTAGGCAAAGTAAGGCTATAAAATTAAATTTCATTGAGTACGAGAATTCTATATTGATGATAGTCGTGCATTGATAGGTAAAAGCTATCGATTAAACGGTATCTGTTATAGGTCAATAGGTTAGCGAAAATTGCAAACCACTTTAGGTGCCGAGCACTGCGTGTTGATGCGACTGAAAACGATGAATTTAGCCTCAAAATCAGCCAGATTTATACAATTTAGGATTGTATTTATGTAATCAGCATGGCGCAAGTTGACGTTAATTTCAATGTTTAATGATGTGCTTGGTAAGTTTGCAACTGAGTATGAATAAGCTATGAGACATATTAGATAATAATAAATTACTAAACATCTGTTGTTGTATTTATTTCACAGTAATCAATGACAGTGGTATAGTTCGAAGTTCATTTGTAAATAAGTAATTAAATCTTAAAACTTTGTATTGATAATGTGTCCGGCACCCTATTTTTGGAATAAACAGGTAATGTTGAAAAAGAATTTGTTGCTATTGAGTGTACTGGCCATCGGTAATACACAAGCTGCTTATGATCCTGAAGATACGGTCAAATTATTTACAAATATTGCTTATGTTTATGACTCGAACGTGTTTCGCTTATCGGACACGCAGCAAAATAACTCAACACGTAAACACCAGCAAAAAGGTGACTCAAGTTTTACCGTTGGCGTCGGTGGGCGGGTTGATCTGCCGGTGAGTCGGCAAAATTTCTATGCAACGGCTGATTTTTCACAAGCACATTATTTGGTGTTTGATGAGCTAAATAACCCCGCTTGGGATGTGGGCTTGGGCTGGGATTGGGTCGTGGGCAATCAATGGAATGGCAATCTATCCGTGTCATCTAGCCGTCAATTATCCTCGTTTGACGACGTACGTGTGGCCGTAGTTGATACCGTTAACACCAATCGAGCTAATTGGAATGGCAGTTGGCGACTATTGAGCAATTGGGCTCTAGTGGCGAACGCATCGTATACCGAAGAAAACCATGATGTAAGAAAGTATGAAAATGCAAATGATCGTCAATTTGGCGGTGGCTTGCGGTATATCTCAGACCGAGGATTCGCGCTGACCTTGCTACACAACTGGTCTAAATACAATTATGCAGAGCCCTTGTTTTTTATCCCTGCTAATTTGCGAGGCTATTCAGATCAAAATACGAGTTTGGGTTTGAATTGGCCGGTATCTGATAAATTTAATGCCAATTTAACAGCAGGTTATAGCCAATGGAAATCACAATTTAATGGCACTAAAAATACAAAGCCAACCGCAAATATTGATTTAATGTGGGCTGTAACCGCAAAAACAACTTTAAAAACAGGCGCCGGACAAAAATTTGATTCATTTGGTAGCAATGTGATTGGTCGTGATTTGGAACGAACTGCATATTTATCTGCGAATTGGGCTTTTACCGATAAATCAAAACTGGGGGCGCGATATAACTATCGGCAGTTAGAAACAGAAACATCACTTGGTATTGTGACGCAAAATTCTACTTATGACACTTTTCGAGTGTCCTACGATTACCAAATGTTACGCAGCATGATGATTCAGTCTTATGTTCAATTTGAATTAAGAAATGAAAAGATTAACCAGTTTGATTATAACGACGAGCAAGTCGGCGTGTCGTTAAAATACAATTTCTGATTAATATGATTAATAGGATGTAACTACCTTGCATCAAGATGTTCCTGAAAAAATTCTATTAAAGCCGGTGACAGAGAGCGAGCAAGCATTCCAAGTGCCCAGCATGTTGGGTGATCGTTTTCGCGAGTTTAGCAATTCGTCTCCAGTGATTGGTTTTTTTAAGCTTTGCTTAGATCCATTTATGGTCGTGGCTACGCTGTATGCATTAGCTATTCCATTTGAGATTTCACTTGATGGGGTAGAGTTTTTATTCGGCGTTTTAGCATTTTTGCTGACGGCAATTTTGCTTGATGGCGTATTTTTATTTGTACCTGGTTATTCTCGTCCATGGTTAGGTTTAGGGCGTTTTACGCTGGAATGGGGATGCGTATTATTGAGTTTGTTTTTGATTGGTCAGGTTTCTGGGTTTAGTGCTTATATGTACCCGCCGTATTATCTAACGTGGGCAGTTGTGGCGCCGTTGGTTTTGATTTTTATCCATATTCTATTTAGGCAATTTGTTCTGCACCCAGCTCAAGATCATATCAAAAAAGTATTGATTATTGGTGCCAATAAGCCAGGCCAACTCTTAGCTAAGAATATTCAGCAACAATCATTTTTGAAAATGGAGTTTTTAGGGTTTTTTGAAGATAGAGAGGTTTCAAGGTTAGATGGTATTAAGTCGGAAGAGATTATTGGCGATTTGAACGATTTTTCTAAATATATTTGTGAAAATCCAGTTCACCAGATTTATATTACATTGCCAATGACTGCGCAGCCGCGAGTGATGGAGTTACTTGATCATTTGAAAGACAGTACCGCATCAATTTATTTTATTCCAGATTTGTTTGTTTTTGATTTGATTAATGCCAGATTTGATAATGTGGCTGGCTTGCCGGTGGTTGCTATTTGTGAAAGTCCATTCTTAGGTTTTAATGGTTTAGTAAAAAGAATTACAGATGTTGTATTGTCATTGATTATTTTAATGCTAATTTGGCCGGTGCTGCTGGCCGTAGCTGTTGCCGTTAAACTTACGTCTGCTGGACCTATCTTTTTTAAACAAAAGCGTTATGGTGAAGATGGGCAGAGTGTTTTGGTTTATAAATTTCGCTCTATGACGGTGATGGAAGATGGCGATCAAGTTGTTCAAGCGAAGAAAAATGATAGTCGGCTAACGCCAATTGGTGGCTTTATTCGCAAAACCTCATTGGATGAATTGCCGCAATTTATTAATGTATTACAAGGGAAAATGAGTATTGTAGGCCCAAGGCCACATGCGAATGCCCACAACGAACAATATCGAAAATTGATTAAAGGTTACATGATTCGTCATAAAGTGAAGCCGGGTATTACTGGATGGGCACAAGTCAATGGATTTCGTGGCGAGACGGATACGTTAGAGAAAATGCAAGGCAGAATTTTTTATGATTTAGATTATTTAAGAAACTGGTCGGTATGGCTGGATTTAAAAATTATTTGGCGAACTGCTACCGGAATGTTTCGAGATAAAAATGCTTTTTAATAATGTTAAATTACACTTTGAGGAATTAACAATGAAAAAATTAAGCCCTGTTGTGCTTGCACTTTCAACTGTATTTTTGCTCGCTGCATGTAATGATAAAGAAGAAAAAAAATCGCCGAGCCAAGTGCTCGCCAAAGTGAATGACGGAGAAATTACGGTTCACCAGTTAAATTTTGTATTAGGCCAAGTACCCAATGCCAGTGCAGAGCAAAAACAACAAATATTAGATCAATTGATTGATCAAGAATTATTGGTGAATAAAGCAACTGAGTTAAAGCTAGACCGTGAGCCAAATGTTGTTCAAGCGATTGAAGCCTCTAAACGCCAAATATTGGCGCAAGCCGCCGCCGAGCGTGTGATTGGTAAGCCTGCAGAGCCAAGTAAAGCTGCAATTGATGATTTTTATGCAAAAAATTCAGGTTTATTCGCAGATAGAAAAAACTATGAATTTGTAATGTTTTTGCTCGACAAGTCTAAGTTTGACGATGCAGTTATTGCGCAGCTAGATACTGCTGTCACGCCGATGCAAGTCAAAGCCATCCTCGATGGCGCAAAGATTGCATATGAAACCAATGAAGGCAGCCGCGCAGCAGAGCAATTACCAATGCAAATGCTACCTAAATTTGTGGCAATGAAGCAGGGCGATATTTTGTCGATGAATGAAGGCGACAAAATTATGCTGTTGCAATTAAAAGATAGCCAACCAGCACCTGTTACACCGGCTGAGGCTGAGCCATTAATTAAGCGTTATTTAAGCACTAATGACGCACAAGAAAACGCAAAAACTAAACTTAAAGCTTTACGAGCTGCGGCAAAAATTGAGTATTTACAAAAATTTGCTTCCGCTCCTGTGGCAGCGCCAACTACTGGCGCAGCCTCGGCAGTGGATGAAAGCCTGAAAGCTGGATTAAAAGGATTGAAATAATGATTAAGAAATTGGGCATGCTACTGTGTTTTAGCTTGCTAAGTCTGCTGACTGCCATTTCTTGGGCCCAACCGAAAGGTGACTATGTTTTGGGCTCAGGCGATGTGGTGAAAATCCAAGTGTATGACCACCCTGATTTAACCACAGAGGTTCAGCTCAATAATGAAGGGGCTTTGGCTTTTCCTTTAATTGGTGTGGTGAAACTCGAGGGCTTAGATTACACGCAAGCGGAAGCATTAATTGCGAAAAAATTAATTGAAGGTAATTTCATTAAAAAGCCAAATGTAAATGTTTTAATCGTGCAATACCGCAGCCAAAGGGTGGCGGTATTGGGTGAAGTGAATAAACCGGGCCGATATGCGCTCGATAGTGCCACCAATATCATTGATTTACTTGCGATCGCGGGGGGGATCAGCCCGAATGGTGGTGACAAGGTGGTGATCTTGCGCGGTGAGCAACGTATAGAGTATGAGCTAAGCAAACTAACGCAATTAGCCAATCCAGAAAAACGCCACATTCAAATTATGAATGGCGATACGGTGTATGTACCGAGAGCACAGCAATTTTATGTGTATGGCGAGGTTAATCGCCCCGGTGCTTTTCGTTTAGAGCCGAAAATGACCTTGATGCAAGCGCTCTCACTGGCTGGTGGATTTAATCAACGTGCGTCGCAGCGCAGCATGCAAATTCATCGTGCTACAGCAGAAGGACAAATAGAAAAACTTTCGGCAAAACTGACCGACTTCATTCGTGAAGG includes these proteins:
- the rbsB gene encoding ribose ABC transporter substrate-binding protein RbsB; translation: MKRILSPLLVGLLAAGLMACSKQGPDTQAASAPATTASGAVTIGLAISTQNNPFFVALRDGADTEAKAQGVTLITVDAQDDSAKQISNIEDLIQKKVQIIMINPTDSDAVAGVVKEAMNAGIKVISLDRNVNGADVSAHIASDNKAGGKMAAEYILEKIGNKGNLVELEGIPGSSAARERGQGFHSVVDGHADVKLVAKQTADFDRAKGLSVMENILQGNKNVTAVFAHNDEMALGAFKAIEAAGLKNVVVVGFDATPDAVKAVKAGQLSATVQQKPELIGKMGVDTAIKLSKGEAVEKSIPVPLALVTQ
- a CDS encoding ABC transporter permease, yielding MNVQQKATLQKLGPFLALLVLVAGLAITSPDFLTVGNLLNVFRQVSINALIAFGMTLVILLGGIDLSVGSILALSSVLTALMLSHGIDPVVATSVGVLAGAGMGMLNGLVISKGKVAPFIATLGMMTILRGLSLVFSDGRPISGLHSDFFAMLGGGYVAGLIPVPVIIMLVMFAVFWFVLKKTVFGRHVYAVGGNEEAARLSGINTDRIKIWVYTLSGAMAATAGMILTSRLSSAQPTAGTGYELDAIAAVVLGGTSLTGGRGWIFGTLVGALLIGILNNGLNLLGVSSFYQQVIKGVVILLAVLLDRANKK
- a CDS encoding sugar ABC transporter ATP-binding protein; translated protein: MLIKMSGISKAFGPVKVLENVEFSLERGQVHALMGENGAGKSTLMKILCGVHQADQGQIAVDGKTVKIHSTNDAEQYGIAIIHQELNLIPQLSVMENMFLGREPQRFGVINSIKMREQCLEYLQLLGIENLDPDIEAGQLSIGQQQMVEIAKALSLNAQTLIMDEPTAALSERETEKLFAIIADLKSRGVGIVYVSHRMEEIFKVCDKISVLRDGQFVGEREIVKTNFDEIVRMMVGREIGDRFPVRNAQLGEVRLKVSDLADASISGINFEVRAGEVLGIAGLMGAGRSEILKTIFGINRKLAGRIELDGQELTCNQPSDAIAAGIGFVTEDRKSQGLVLGMSVRENATLANLSAHASYGVIHHARQMQVVQREIDRMHIRTRDAELEVQSLSGGNQQKVVFAKWLGIAPKVLLLDEPTRGVDVGGKAEIYQIINELAQSGVAIVMVSSELPEVLALSDRILVMHQGRQAGIFSQASAETIMTAATGGLK
- the rbsD gene encoding D-ribose pyranase is translated as MKKHGHLNRDISRVLASMGHTDCIVIADCGLPIPPHVECIDLSIELGNPAYFTVLDSILADFQVERAVLASECQSLNPAVANQAESMRQQGVKIDFVPHEQFKQLSHHARAIIRTGEASPYANIVLYSGVIF
- a CDS encoding ribokinase, whose translation is MSQVLVVGSINMDLVVHVAQFPRLGETLFGQSFATYHGGKGANQAVAAARLGAQVTMIGRVGDDAFGQELIAALADEGINTEWLSQSKNQATGIAAITLAGSDNAIIVVPGANADLSPADLLAAEAAFINADVVLAQLESPMDTIEMAAQLAARHNKPFILNPAPAMPLSTALLEQVSLLTPNEYELATALGLPEADWQASLAAHPGKVLMTAGQDGAYYTNAQGELQQQASYTVTAIDTTGAGDTFNGALAAFWHLGLAEASKMACAAGALSVTQAGAQGGMPTLAQLQAFLAANDAKELV
- a CDS encoding DUF1615 domain-containing protein, with product MNLRSLGALAISMALAACATPSSQQTVAPLPVATPTPLTTPTVRPTPTPTPMPAVVVEPTLSPAPISTAKPLTVQEARALLNQLLPAKMPERAGWSADILDAFTALKLPYTAAYFCAAAATIEQESSWQGDPTVPGLPKIVWRAIGDRAAKYHIPLIAVQTALLKKSPTGQSYKARIDTLRTEREMNALFEDLADEAENLNLPLNMKNPIRTGGPMQVSVEFAQGHVKAWPYPYAMKGSVRSEVFTRRGGTYFGLAILLQYPAPYTDMVYRFADYNAGRYASRNTAFQQLVSKLTGQALEQDGDLLRYSNGAPTGTSSTQTALYRLAKQLAMSNEAILRDLKLEKLSGFGQTELYKKTYALAEKNGQTFPRAALPQIDLKSPKITRKLTTEWFAKRVLWRYETCMARR
- a CDS encoding PEP-CTERM sorting domain-containing protein, with protein sequence MIDSPSISVLPGEQQNGYAAIESLFTNNTMSAQDALSDSLISFTDSPAFAAAPERRAAPAAFAVQNDSAPIPAIPEPETYALMGIGLCALLAARRKRNQ
- a CDS encoding outer membrane beta-barrel protein — translated: MLKKNLLLLSVLAIGNTQAAYDPEDTVKLFTNIAYVYDSNVFRLSDTQQNNSTRKHQQKGDSSFTVGVGGRVDLPVSRQNFYATADFSQAHYLVFDELNNPAWDVGLGWDWVVGNQWNGNLSVSSSRQLSSFDDVRVAVVDTVNTNRANWNGSWRLLSNWALVANASYTEENHDVRKYENANDRQFGGGLRYISDRGFALTLLHNWSKYNYAEPLFFIPANLRGYSDQNTSLGLNWPVSDKFNANLTAGYSQWKSQFNGTKNTKPTANIDLMWAVTAKTTLKTGAGQKFDSFGSNVIGRDLERTAYLSANWAFTDKSKLGARYNYRQLETETSLGIVTQNSTYDTFRVSYDYQMLRSMMIQSYVQFELRNEKINQFDYNDEQVGVSLKYNF
- a CDS encoding undecaprenyl-phosphate glucose phosphotransferase; amino-acid sequence: MHQDVPEKILLKPVTESEQAFQVPSMLGDRFREFSNSSPVIGFFKLCLDPFMVVATLYALAIPFEISLDGVEFLFGVLAFLLTAILLDGVFLFVPGYSRPWLGLGRFTLEWGCVLLSLFLIGQVSGFSAYMYPPYYLTWAVVAPLVLIFIHILFRQFVLHPAQDHIKKVLIIGANKPGQLLAKNIQQQSFLKMEFLGFFEDREVSRLDGIKSEEIIGDLNDFSKYICENPVHQIYITLPMTAQPRVMELLDHLKDSTASIYFIPDLFVFDLINARFDNVAGLPVVAICESPFLGFNGLVKRITDVVLSLIILMLIWPVLLAVAVAVKLTSAGPIFFKQKRYGEDGQSVLVYKFRSMTVMEDGDQVVQAKKNDSRLTPIGGFIRKTSLDELPQFINVLQGKMSIVGPRPHANAHNEQYRKLIKGYMIRHKVKPGITGWAQVNGFRGETDTLEKMQGRIFYDLDYLRNWSVWLDLKIIWRTATGMFRDKNAF
- a CDS encoding EpsD family peptidyl-prolyl cis-trans isomerase: MKKLSPVVLALSTVFLLAACNDKEEKKSPSQVLAKVNDGEITVHQLNFVLGQVPNASAEQKQQILDQLIDQELLVNKATELKLDREPNVVQAIEASKRQILAQAAAERVIGKPAEPSKAAIDDFYAKNSGLFADRKNYEFVMFLLDKSKFDDAVIAQLDTAVTPMQVKAILDGAKIAYETNEGSRAAEQLPMQMLPKFVAMKQGDILSMNEGDKIMLLQLKDSQPAPVTPAEAEPLIKRYLSTNDAQENAKTKLKALRAAAKIEYLQKFASAPVAAPTTGAASAVDESLKAGLKGLK